In Rhodoligotrophos defluvii, a genomic segment contains:
- the hisI gene encoding phosphoribosyl-AMP cyclohydrolase: MTDTIFAKRLSIEQVEEGHDLAPKFDADGLIVAVTTDAATGDVLMVGYMNAEALKRTIETGEAHYWSRSRKLLWHKGASSGLVQKVVDLRIDDDQDAVWLKVEVAGSGASCHVGYRSCFYRSVPLQSSVSPELRLEYREAEKTFDPLEVYGDVPNPTQL; encoded by the coding sequence ATGACCGATACAATCTTCGCAAAACGCCTCAGCATCGAACAGGTCGAGGAGGGACACGATCTCGCGCCGAAATTCGACGCGGACGGGCTGATCGTCGCCGTGACCACCGATGCGGCCACCGGGGACGTGCTCATGGTCGGCTATATGAATGCCGAGGCCCTCAAGCGCACGATCGAGACCGGCGAGGCGCATTACTGGAGCCGATCGCGCAAGCTCTTGTGGCACAAGGGTGCCTCCAGCGGGCTCGTGCAGAAGGTGGTCGATCTTCGCATCGATGACGACCAGGATGCAGTCTGGCTCAAGGTCGAGGTCGCGGGGTCCGGCGCGAGCTGCCATGTAGGCTACCGCTCCTGCTTCTACCGGTCCGTGCCGCTGCAGAGCAGCGTGTCGCCCGAGCTCAGGCTCGAATACCGGGAAGCGGAAAAGACGTTCGACCCCCTGGAGGTCTACGGGGATGTTCCCAATCCGACACAGCTGTAG
- a CDS encoding patatin-like phospholipase family protein: protein MRFWSRVDGSENGSGPSEAPALIPARQRPRVGLALGAGAARGWAHIGVIHRLAEAGIDVDIIAGTSIGALVGGCYVAGKLDPLEDFARKLTRRRIFSLLDFSWRGGGLIAGDRLQRMLNEQLGDTLIEDLDRPFICIGTELLTGHEIWLQKGRLVDAIRASYALPGVFKPIHFAQQWLIDGAVVNPIPVSACRAAGARLVIAVNVNADAFGGTVIQQPDVVRAVEQVGADTMPAPVPVPPPRDLHASPPGISAVLVAAFNIAQDRLARSRLAGDPPDVLISPRTGDVGLFDFEKASLAIEAGWEAAERALPEIRWALDHLSQLVSA, encoded by the coding sequence TTGAGATTCTGGAGTCGGGTGGACGGATCTGAGAACGGCTCGGGGCCAAGTGAGGCACCGGCCCTGATCCCGGCGAGGCAGCGGCCGCGGGTGGGGCTGGCGCTAGGCGCCGGGGCGGCGCGTGGCTGGGCCCATATCGGCGTCATCCATCGCCTGGCCGAGGCCGGGATCGACGTCGACATCATCGCCGGAACATCGATCGGCGCCCTGGTGGGCGGATGCTATGTGGCGGGCAAGCTCGACCCGCTGGAGGATTTTGCGCGCAAGCTCACCCGCAGGCGCATCTTCTCGCTGCTCGACTTCTCCTGGCGCGGCGGCGGCTTGATCGCCGGCGACCGTCTGCAACGCATGCTGAACGAGCAGTTGGGCGATACGCTGATCGAGGATCTCGACCGCCCGTTCATCTGCATCGGAACGGAGCTGCTGACCGGGCATGAGATCTGGCTTCAGAAGGGCCGCCTGGTCGATGCGATCAGGGCGTCCTACGCGCTGCCCGGGGTATTCAAGCCGATCCATTTCGCGCAGCAGTGGCTGATCGACGGCGCGGTGGTCAACCCGATTCCGGTGTCCGCTTGCCGCGCGGCGGGCGCGCGCCTGGTCATTGCCGTCAACGTCAATGCGGATGCCTTCGGCGGAACCGTGATCCAGCAGCCGGACGTGGTGCGGGCCGTCGAGCAGGTCGGCGCCGACACCATGCCCGCGCCGGTGCCGGTGCCGCCGCCGCGAGATCTGCACGCGAGCCCGCCCGGCATCTCCGCAGTTCTGGTGGCGGCCTTCAACATTGCACAAGACCGGCTGGCACGCTCGCGGCTCGCCGGCGATCCGCCCGATGTGCTGATTTCGCCACGAACCGGAGATGTCGGCCTGTTCGATTTCGAAAAGGCGAGCCTTGCCATCGAGGCCGGATGGGAAGCAGCGGAACGCGCCCTGCCCGAGATCCGCTGGGCTCTCGACCATTTATCGCAGCTGGTCAGCGCTTAG